The Rhodothermales bacterium genome includes the window GGTGTCTCTGAGAGTTACAACGACAAGGTCACGCAGAACATCCAATCCAGCATGCGCTACTCGAAGCGGTGGCGCGCCCGGAGCCTGACGGTCAATACCAACCACAATCAGACTGTCAGCACCGGCGCGGTCACTCTCGGCGTGCCTAGTGTCTCGTTTTCCCAGAGCTCATTCAAACCGTTTGCGCGATCAAACCGGCCACCCGGCAGCGGGGAGCGCTTCTACGAGAAGGTGACGCTGAGCTATTCCATGTCGGCGGACAACCGCTTCAGCTTTCAGCCGCTGGCTGATGAGCTGCTCATCTCCGCCGGCGACTCCGCCGCAATCGGCATCGACTGGATTGACGCGCTGCTGTCTCAGGAGGACTTTGTGCGCGCTACGGGACAGGACGAGCGCTTTGCGTTCAAGGCCACGCATCGCATCCCCGTGTCCGCTCCTTTCTCCGTCGCAAGTCTTCCGCTGCTGGGAGACTTCCGAATGAACCTGTCGCCCAGTCTCTCCTACACCGAGGACTGGTTTGTGCGCACCAAGCGATTGGTCCCCGACTCCACCGGAGCCCTGAAGACCGAGTCCGTGCCCGGCTTTTTCGCGCTGCGTCAGTACACCGCCAGCCTGTCGGCCTCGTCTGTGTTCTACGGCCTGTTCCCCGTGAATGTGGGGCCCTACAGGGGTGTGCGCCACACCGTGCGACCCAGTCTGGGTTTCGGTTACCGACCCGACTTCTTTGACGACCGATTTGGCTATACCCGGACCTACACGGACGCGGCCGGCAACGAAATCCCCTACGCGATTGTGTCAGGCGTTTCGCCAGGCGAGCAGCAGGCGTTGAGCTTTTCGATTGCCAACACCTTTGAGACCAAGCGCGCCGCACCCGACTCCGTCGCCGCCCCGGGGCGGGCACAACCGGCCATCAAGCTGTTTGATCTGAATGTGGCGTCGAGCTACAACCTCGCGGCCGACTCGCTCGGGTTTGGCAATATCTCGCTTACCGGGCGTACGCGGTTATTCGGTGAGGTAGACGTGGACTTCCGGTCCAACTTCTCACCCTACCGGGTGGACACGATCGGCGCGCTGCGCAACGAGTACGCCTTCTCGACGCGTACCCCGCTTGGCCGGATGACATCGGCCAGCCTGACGGTCCGGACCTCAATCCGGAGTCAGACCACGAGAGGGGAAAGTCGCCCCTTGACCACCCCGCGCGCGGGATTCGCGGCGGACCCGGCGCTCTCGGCCAATCCGCTATCGGCTACCATCCAGCAGCCCTTTGGCGGTCCGGTCACAGACTTCGCTATTCCCTGGTCCCTCTCCATGGACTTCACGTACGGAGTCAACCGCACGGGACTGCTCAGCACAAAACGGGCCGTGGTCAACGCCAATTTCGACTTTTCGCTGACCCCGAACTGGAAGGTCAGTGGCCGTGGAGGCTATGACCTCGAGCGTGGGCAGCTATCAACGACGAGTCTGGCCGTGGCGCGGGACTTCGACTGTTGGCAGATGTCGTTCAACTGGATTCCCACGGGCATCTACCAGTCTTGGGGATTCGACCTGCACGTCAAGAGCAGCCATCTGCGCGATCTTCTTCGCGTTCGGCAGCCAAAGTCTGACGTGCGGGACCGGTTCGGCGGGCTGTAGCCTTGGCGCACATCCATCGCCCTTCGCTACGCGGCCTGTTTCTGGTGGCCATTGCGCTCAACGGTTCGGGCTGTAGCCTCGTGGGCGATGAGGTGGGTGCTGTGGAGGGCACGTACCGGTTCAGCAACGCATTCGGCTACGTGGAGCGAATCGTCGTAAGACCCGATTACGTCAAAGACCTGCGCTTTGCCGTTGAGGGAGAGGTCAGCCTGGAGGAGGCCGACGGCCAGGTCGAGGGCACGGGCACCTGCATCCGCTCGCGCGAATCGCTGGAGCAGCCCGGCGACATCGAAGACAATCAGGATCAGACCACGATCCTCAAATTCACGGCCCAGCGAGAGGGTGATCGGCTGGTGCAGGTTCGCATCGATGGGTGTGCCTTCCCGCGACGCATGGAAGGCCGAATCGAGCGCGGCAGAATAGTCCTGAACACGGACCTTGATTTTCCCGTGTCCGGGGGCACGACCGTCTTCTCCGACCGGTTTGGTGACCCCTCCCGGTTGATAATGACGCGTTCGGAAGGGTAGACAGGATTAGTCGTGGTTTGGCCCGCGGCTTGCAGTTGCCCGGTCAATCACGATTACCGACTACCATGTTCGACTTGCCCAAAAGGGTGCTACGCCTTCTCCCGGAACGAATGAAGGAGATGGATCCGGCCTCGGACCGGGATCGCCGGATCGCGCGGCGCCTTCAGGACCTTTTCGAGCGGGATCTGGCGCTATCGGAGATCGGCAGCCTGCAGTTCTTCGTGCACAAGAGTTCCGTGGTTCTGAAAGGCGAAATCACCAGCTCCGAAGACCGCGGCATCGTGATGGAACTGATCCAGTCCGTACCCGAGG containing:
- a CDS encoding BON domain-containing protein, whose amino-acid sequence is MLRLLPERMKEMDPASDRDRRIARRLQDLFERDLALSEIGSLQFFVHKSSVVLKGEITSSEDRGIVMELIQSVPEVRRVVDHLSEVPRAA
- a CDS encoding LPS-assembly protein LptD, which encodes MSGPIQFVASDSLIVRFGETDLGSLFGSANVVYDQVQLNAWRIDMLFDIEEVRAEGLETDTGTVGLPQFTQDTETFIGKQLAFNLRTERGRVVEAQTQIQEGFVRADVVKATEDSTLFIRNGAYTTCPCVEDPSYSLRSNKMKIVNQKWIYTGPIQLFLFNIPTPLWLPFGFLPAQESRRSGPLPPTYGEDQFGFYLKDWGWYFAMNDYMDLQLQGSVWTRGSVEGSSLFRYARRYGFSGQLGVRYGRFPDGIKGDPRFGVTNTTSFRWNHTQTISPTASFDANVNLSSRSFLQGVSESYNDKVTQNIQSSMRYSKRWRARSLTVNTNHNQTVSTGAVTLGVPSVSFSQSSFKPFARSNRPPGSGERFYEKVTLSYSMSADNRFSFQPLADELLISAGDSAAIGIDWIDALLSQEDFVRATGQDERFAFKATHRIPVSAPFSVASLPLLGDFRMNLSPSLSYTEDWFVRTKRLVPDSTGALKTESVPGFFALRQYTASLSASSVFYGLFPVNVGPYRGVRHTVRPSLGFGYRPDFFDDRFGYTRTYTDAAGNEIPYAIVSGVSPGEQQALSFSIANTFETKRAAPDSVAAPGRAQPAIKLFDLNVASSYNLAADSLGFGNISLTGRTRLFGEVDVDFRSNFSPYRVDTIGALRNEYAFSTRTPLGRMTSASLTVRTSIRSQTTRGESRPLTTPRAGFAADPALSANPLSATIQQPFGGPVTDFAIPWSLSMDFTYGVNRTGLLSTKRAVVNANFDFSLTPNWKVSGRGGYDLERGQLSTTSLAVARDFDCWQMSFNWIPTGIYQSWGFDLHVKSSHLRDLLRVRQPKSDVRDRFGGL